The genomic segment CGGTCATGTGCTTCGCGGCGGGAGTGGGCCTCCTCCGTTTTCCTGACGTGCTCTCGCGGTTGCACGCGGCCACGAAGCCGCAGATCCTCGGAATCATCGCGATCGTGGCGGATGTCGCGGTGACGAACCCGTCGGTCGGCACGATCACGCTGGCGCTCGCGATCATCTTCTTCCAGAGCCTCACCGCGCCCGTCTCCGCGCACATGGTGGGGCGGGCGGCCTATCGCTCGGGGCACTTCCGCGCCGACACCCTGCTGGTCGACGAGCTGAAGTCGGCGTCGGATACGGGCACCGGCCCGCACACAGATCGTCAGTTGTAGCGAAGCCGTCTCCGGGAGATAGGATCTGGCCAGCATCAGACACGACCGGGGGAACTTCCATGCAGCACCAGTACTTCGGGCGCGTCCCGGCGAGGCGAATCGGATTGATCGCGACGACGGCGATCGCGGCGGTGCTCATCAGCGCCCTCGGCCCCCTCGGCTCGAGTCCGGCCGAGGCGTCGACCGGGACGGTGGTGCTGCCCGATCGACCCGACACCTTCTTCCTCGACGCGTCGTACGACACGGGCCCAGGCGACGTGCTGCCTGCGATCCCGAGCTCGGTGGAGACGTTCACCCTCCTCCTGCCGGCGCAGACCACACTCTTCGATCTCGACTCGATCGACGTCGGATTCGCGAGCGACCAGTACACCGCGACCATCCCCGCCACCATCGACCCGGCCACGAACTCCGTCACGGTGCCGATCCCGGCGGGCGCGCTGACGTCGATGGCGACCCCGGAGGGAACGTCCCAGCTCCGTTACGGGGTGTACGAGCAGACCGCCGATCCCGATGATCCCCTCGCCAAGGTCAGCCACGTCGGGCTGGGTGGTTTTCTGCGGATCGTCCCGGCCGACGGCACGACGTCGTTCAGCAAAGACCTCGCGCGGGCGGAGTCGAGCGAGTTCTCGCTGCTCAAGCAGTACACCCTCCCGGAGAACGACGACTGGGTCGTTCCCGGAGGCGCGATCAAGATCCAGACGCCGACGGGCATGACCTGGAACCCCGACAACGAGGCCGAGCTCGCCTCGGCCACCGACGAGCGCGAAATGGGGCAGATCTCGCAGCCACGTGGCCCCGCACACTCCGGTCTGCACCTGAGCACCTCGCTGAACGAGGCGGGATTCGTGCTGACGGCACGCGCGCCCGTGGACCCGCCGCTGACGTCGGTCTTCACCGACCACGACGGCTTCACGAACCTCCATCTGGTGTCCCGCGCCACCGACGACCCGTTCGCCGCCGACATCGACCTGATCATGACGGGCACGTTCGCCGACACGACGACGATTCCCGGCGTGCTCTCGAGCCGCACCTCCGGACCCGACCGCTTCCGCGGCGCGATCGCCATGTCGATCGCCGCGCACCGCGAGTGGACGTATTATTTCGATCCGGTGCCGGTCGTCTACATCGCCTCGGGCATGAACTTCCCCGATGCGCTGAGCGCCGCGCCGATCGCCGCCGCGGCCGGCGGACCTCTGCTGCTGGTGCCACCGACCGTCGACGACTCCGTCGACGGGGAGATCAACCGGCTCGGAGCCCCCCGCATCGTCATCGTCGGTGGGGAGAACTCCGTCTCCGCCGAGTGGCAGGCCCACTTCGAAGCGAAGTTCTACTCCGACAGGGTCACTCGGCTCTCGGGGCCCGATCGATACGCGGCATCACGCGCGCTCGCGGCGGCCAGCTTCCCGAGCGGCGCATCGACGGCCTTCCTCGCCACCGGCGCCAACTACCCGGATGCGCTGTCGGCCGTCTCGTCGGCGGCCTCCATCGGCGCCCCGGTCATCCTGGTGCCGGGCACCGCGGCCACCCTGGATGCCGCCACCGCGAGCCTGCTCGAGAGCCTCGGTGTCTCGCACGTGACCATCGTCGGCGGGCCGGCGAGCGTGTCGCCCGGGATCGAAGCCGACGTGACCGCGCTCGTTCCCGACACGATCCGGCTGGGCGGCTCCGACCGCTTCGAAGCCGCGACCTCGGTGAACGCGCACTACTTCAGCACGGCGACCCGCACCTACCTGGCGTCGGGACTCACGTTCCCCGACGCCTTGGCCGGCGGGGTGCTGGCGGCGGTCAACCATGCTCCCCTGCTGCTCGCGCACACCGATTGCGTGCCCTCGACGACTCTTCAGACCATGGCGCACTGGGGCACCAGCCAGGTCTCGGTTCTGGGAGGAACGGCCACGCTCAACCGCGCGGCCGCGGCCCTGACCGCCTGTCACTAGGGTTCGCCAGGGTCTTCGCCGTCCGGCGCGCGGGTGATCGACCGCGTCCGGTCACCGATCACGCGTCCGGTCACAGATCAGGGGGCTGCCCGGTCGTAGCTGGCGTCGGCAGCGGAGTGGCCGCCGCCCTCGACCGGAAGGACCAGATCATGTCGAAGATCGTCGTCGTAGGCGGCACCGGGCTCATCGGCGCCAAGACCGTCGCCCTGCTGCAGGCGGGCGGACACGAAGGGGTGGCCGCCGCGCGTGCCACCGGCGTCAACTCCTACACCGGCGACGGACTGGCGGATGCCCTCGAGGGCGCCCAGACCGTCGTCGACACCTCCAACTCCTCCTACACCGACGAGGCCGGCGCACTCGACTTCTTCGAGACCTCGACGCTCAACCTGCTGAGCTACGGCGCGGCCGCCGGGGTCGCCAACCACGTGGCGCTCTCGGTGGTCGGCACCGAACGCCTCGCCGCCACCGAGGGCGGCTACTTCCGGGCCAAGCACGCGCAGGAGCGGCTGATCCGCGAGTCGGGGCGGGCCTTCACCATCGTGCACGGCACCCAGTTCTTCGAGTTCATCGGCAGCATCGCAGATGCCGCGGTCGACGGCGACCGGGTGCGGGTGGCGGAGGCGTTCATCCGGCCGATGGCGGCCGATGATGTGGCGGCAGCGGTCGTGCGAGCGGCCCTCGCGGCCCCGGTCGGCGGCATCGTGGAGAACGCCGGACCCGAGGAAGGGCAGCTCGACGGATTCGTGCGGCGGCGCCTCGCCTTCGCGAACGATCCGCGCGAGGTCGCGGCCGATCCGCTCGCCGCCTACTTCGGCAGCCGCCTCGGCGCACGCGACCTGCTGCCGGGCCGGGATGCGACGCTCGCGACCACCGACTTCGACACCTGGAGCCGCGCGGCCCTGGTGCACTGACCCGGCCGCTCGTCGAAACGACGGAGCTGAAACGACGGAGTTCGGGGCCGGCCGACGGAATCGACGGAGTCACAGACCGGTTCTCGCCGAGCCCTCCGTCGTTTCGGCGCACCTCAGGGCGCGGATGGCGGCACTCAGGGCGCGGCGGTGCAGCGCGACTCGCTGTGGATCGTCGCCTGCAGCGTCGTGCCGTCGGGCACCAGAGTGAGTTCGATCGGCACGAGGTTCTTGCCGATCAGGAGCGCCTCGCGACCACCCTCACTGCCGAAGGGCGAGGAGCTGACCTTCCACTCGCGCTGCTCGTAGGCTCCGGTCACCACGTCGATCGCGTCGCGCGGATTGACGGAAGCGGGCAACGACTCGGTGCGGGTGACGACGTACTGCTGACCCGCGCCGCCGTCGGGGCACGGGATGACCTGGGTCGCGTCATCCGCCGGCTCGACCGGGTCGCCGAGCAGACCCGTGACGGTGTCGACTTCGGTCATGACCTCGGCCGTCACGCCCTCGAGCGTCGTGGGCGCGGTCGGCCGCGAGACGGCGACCCCGATCCAGACCGTAGCGATGATGGCGCCCACGATGCCCAGCGTGATCAGGGTCGCAGGCCGCAGCATCCCGCCCCATCGCTCCCCCTTGGGCGGCAGGCGCGGCGGCTTCTTGGGCGCGAGGAGCCGCCAGGTGCGGGAGTCGGGCGTGGTCACCCATCCAGGGTACGGGTCAAGGCTGCGAGATTCCGGCGGTGGAGCTGCCGCCCGGGTGAGAGCAGGCTGCAAGAAATTGCGCGGATTGCGTAAGATTGCAGCATGTCGCGACGACTCGCCGAGGTGGCCCGCAAGGTGGGCGTGAGCGAAGCCACGGTGAGCCGCGTGCTCAACGAGAAGCCCGGGGTGAGCGAGAGCACCCGCCAGGCCGTGCTCACGGCCCTCGACGTGCTCGGCTACGAGCGACCGAGCAAGCTGCGGGGCGAGCGGGCGCGGCTCGTGGGGCT from the Herbiconiux aconitum genome contains:
- the mnhG gene encoding monovalent cation/H(+) antiporter subunit G; the protein is MTGPLDLGFDFDLRDVITSVLVLLAAVMCFAAGVGLLRFPDVLSRLHAATKPQILGIIAIVADVAVTNPSVGTITLALAIIFFQSLTAPVSAHMVGRAAYRSGHFRADTLLVDELKSASDTGTGPHTDRQL
- a CDS encoding cell wall-binding repeat-containing protein, producing the protein MIATTAIAAVLISALGPLGSSPAEASTGTVVLPDRPDTFFLDASYDTGPGDVLPAIPSSVETFTLLLPAQTTLFDLDSIDVGFASDQYTATIPATIDPATNSVTVPIPAGALTSMATPEGTSQLRYGVYEQTADPDDPLAKVSHVGLGGFLRIVPADGTTSFSKDLARAESSEFSLLKQYTLPENDDWVVPGGAIKIQTPTGMTWNPDNEAELASATDEREMGQISQPRGPAHSGLHLSTSLNEAGFVLTARAPVDPPLTSVFTDHDGFTNLHLVSRATDDPFAADIDLIMTGTFADTTTIPGVLSSRTSGPDRFRGAIAMSIAAHREWTYYFDPVPVVYIASGMNFPDALSAAPIAAAAGGPLLLVPPTVDDSVDGEINRLGAPRIVIVGGENSVSAEWQAHFEAKFYSDRVTRLSGPDRYAASRALAAASFPSGASTAFLATGANYPDALSAVSSAASIGAPVILVPGTAATLDAATASLLESLGVSHVTIVGGPASVSPGIEADVTALVPDTIRLGGSDRFEAATSVNAHYFSTATRTYLASGLTFPDALAGGVLAAVNHAPLLLAHTDCVPSTTLQTMAHWGTSQVSVLGGTATLNRAAAALTACH
- a CDS encoding SDR family oxidoreductase codes for the protein MSKIVVVGGTGLIGAKTVALLQAGGHEGVAAARATGVNSYTGDGLADALEGAQTVVDTSNSSYTDEAGALDFFETSTLNLLSYGAAAGVANHVALSVVGTERLAATEGGYFRAKHAQERLIRESGRAFTIVHGTQFFEFIGSIADAAVDGDRVRVAEAFIRPMAADDVAAAVVRAALAAPVGGIVENAGPEEGQLDGFVRRRLAFANDPREVAADPLAAYFGSRLGARDLLPGRDATLATTDFDTWSRAALVH